From a region of the Sphaerodactylus townsendi isolate TG3544 linkage group LG09, MPM_Stown_v2.3, whole genome shotgun sequence genome:
- the IL7 gene encoding interleukin-7 produces the protein MSHVFLRYVFGIQPLFLVLMPDVTSACEKTNIKNNYLFVLRHHLEKLVNVSEQLDGECRQNNTEELNCTSLKKIYRMACPLNRLSNCVNSTDLKNSMNSVYDQTLGLIKPCLTDKQKKCHQGTDACQRSNSAVLCRIKKSISKYKLCWMQFLKS, from the exons TTTTTTTAAGGTATGTCTTTGGGATTCAACCGCTCTTCCTAGTTCTGATGCCAGATGTGACCTCTGCTTGTGAGAAAACAAATATAAAGAATAATTATCTGTTTGTTCTACGCCATCACCTTGAAAAACTG GTAAATGTATCTGAACAACTTGATGGTGAATGTAGACAGAATAACACTGAAGAATTAAACTGCACTTCTCTCAAG AAAATATACCGTATGGCATGCCCGCTCAATAGACTATCCAACTGTGTCAACAGTACTGATTTAAAGAACAGCATGAACAGTGTTTATGACCAAACACTTGGCTTGATAAAG ccATGCCTCAcggacaaacaaaaaaaatgtcatcaaggGACAGACGCTTGCCAAAGATCAAATTCTGCAGTCTTATGTCGTATAAAGAAAAGCATATCCAAGTATAAGTTATGCTGgatgcagtttttaaaatcttaa